CTCGCTGCGTATATGGTGCCGGCCTGCATCGAAACGCTCGACCGGTTGCCGATGTTGCCCAGCGGCAAGGTGGACCGCAAATCCCTGCCCGCGCCGCGCCCCCGGCAGGCGGAAATAGAAGCGGGCTTCGTGGCGCCGCGCAACCCGCTCGAAGAAAAGCTGGCGCGCGTTTGGGAGGAATTTTTCCGGCCCATGAAAATCAGTGTCACGGCCGACTTTTTCCACGATCTGGGCGGCCACTCTCTGCTGGCGGCCCAGGTGGTCAGCGAGTTGCGGCAGGCGGCGGAATTTCGCACGCTTTCCATTCTCGATTTGTACCAGCAGCCAACGATTGAAAAATTGGCGGCGCACCTGGCGCAAACCGGCAGCCCGACCGGGACGTCCGCAACGACGGGGAAATCGGAGCCGAAGACTCGCGTCCCGCGCATCCCCAAGCTGCGCCATTTCCTGTGCGGCACCGCGCAATTTTTCAGCTTTTACCTGGTGCTGGCGATTTTCTCGATGCAGTGGGTGGCCCCCTACTTCACCTATGCCTGGATGAATGAACAGGGCTATGAGCGCTGGCAATCCATCTTGGGGGCATTCACCGCGCTGGTGGCGCTCTATCCGGGGTTGCTGCTGCTGGCAATTCTGGTCAAGTGGCTGGTCATCGGCAAAATTCGTCCCGGGGAATACCCGCTCTGGGGAGGGTACTATTTCCGGTTCTGGTTTGTGAACACCATCCAATCCTCCGTGCCGGTGAATTACCTGGAGGGAACGCCACTACTGAATTTGTACTATCGCCTCATGGGCGCGCGGATCGGACGGAATGTCCACCTGGCCTCGCCCTGTTTTGTTTGTCATGACTTGGTGGAGGTGGGCGATGACACCAGCGTGGGCACCGAGGCCTCATTCAGCGGACATCACATCGAAAACGGTAAACTGGTCATCGGCAAGGTGCGCCTCGGACGCGATTGTTTTGTGGGTACCCGGGCTTTGGCGCGGGAGAACACCGTGCTGGAAGATGGCGCCGCGCTGGAGGACCTTTCGCTGTTGCCGTCCGGCATGACGATTCCCGCCGGCGAACGGTGGGCCGGATCGCCCGCCCGCAAGGTGGCGGCAGATCGCCCGGCGCAAAACCGCGACACGCCGCAGGTTGGACCGCTGAAGCGCGCAGCGTTTGTGGGGCTGCATTTGCTGGGTGTCGTGCTGTTCCCGGCCTGCGTGCTGGCGGCCGTCCTACCCGGCATGATTGTCATGAACACCCTGAATTATAATGATAATTATGCGTGGTATCTGATGGTCGCGCCAATTATCGCGCTCTCGTTTGTGGTGCTGCTCGCGCTGGAAATCGCCGCCGTGAAATGGCTGTTGCTCGGGCGCGTGAAGCCGGGCCGCTACCCGGTGCATAGCTGGTTCTATGTGCGCAAATGGTTTGTGGATCAATTGCTCGAGCTGAGCCTGGATTTTCTCGGGCCATTGTATGCCTCGATTTACCTGGCACCCTGGTACAAGTTGATGGGCGCGAAACTGGGTGATCGTGCGGAGATTTCCACCGCGTCTTTTATCTCGCCAGACCTGCTGGAATTGGGGGAGGAAACGTTTATTGCCGATAGTGTCTCCCTCGGGGCGGCGCGGGTGGAACGGGATTACATCACGTTGGGTGTTAACCGGGTGGGCAAGCGCAGTTTCATTGGCAACAGCGCGCTGATGCCGCCGGGTACGCACGTGGGTGATAATTCACTGGTCGGCTGCCTCTCGATGCCGCCCGACAAACCGGAGGAGGCCGCCCGTGACGGGGCGACTTGGCTGGGCGTGCCACCCATCTTGCTGCCGCAACGCCAGACCAGTTCCTCGTTTTCCGCTGAAAACACGTTTCAGCCCAATGCCAGTTTGCGCGCGCAACGCGCGGCCATTGAGTTCATCCGCGTCATTCTGCCCGTGACGGGATTCGTCGCGCTCACCAGCCTGATGTTCACCGCGCTGGTGTGGCTGGAGCAGGATTATAATTTGTGGCAGATATTGCTGATTTTTCCGTTGATTTACGCGGCTTGCGGAGTGCTGGCCATCGGGTTGCTCACGGTGTTCAAATGGCTCCTGGTTGGACGCTACCGTCCCGGGGAACGTCCCTTATGGAATCATTTCGTCTGGCGCAACGAACTGCTCAACGCGGTGCATGATCACTGCGTGATCGCGTTTATCGCCTGCATTTTCCTGGGTACGCCGTTTATCTGCTGGTTCTTCCGCCTGCTCGGGGCAAACATTGGGCGGCGGGTGTACCTGGATACAACGGACATCACTGAATTTGATCTTGTCCGCATCGGCGACGAGGCTGAGATCAACGCGGATGCCACGCTGCAAACGCATCTCTTCGAGGATCGCGTGATGAAGATGTCGCACGTGGACATCGGTGAACAATGCACCGTGGGCAGCGCGACCCTGGTGCTGTACGACACGCGGATGGAGCCGGGCGCACAACTGAACGATTTATCGCTGCTCATGAAAGGCGAAACCCTGACCGCCGATACGTTCTGGGAGGGCATCCCCGCCCGGCCACCCGCCGGCAGGTAAAGAGGTTGAGCCCACTTTTCGTAGCCGTTGAGGCAAGGAAAAGGACAATTCCGAAATCTCCGGGCTGAGACAGTCACTGGGTGCAGCGCTAAACAGTATCGTTTCCCGGCGATTGTAAATGCAATTGACAATCGCCGGAAAGTATTTTAGCGTCCTAACATGATTCAACGGCATATCGCAGCTTACGTACGGAAAGTGGCCAAGGGGTATCCCGCCGTAGCCATTACGGGACCCCGCCAGGCAGGCAAGACCACCCTGGCGCGCGCCTTGTTTCCCGACCATCCTTATGTTTCCTTGGAAAATCTGGATGATCGGGAGTTCGCCTTGACCGATCCCCGCGGTTTTCTTGCCAAATATGAACAGGGGGCGATCTTTGACGAAATACAGCATTGCCCGGATTTATGTTCGTACCTGCAAGGCGTTCTGGATGCGCGGTCAACCCGGGGCCGGTTCATTCTCACCGGCTCGCAGCAGTTTGGGGTGATGTCGAGGATTACCCAGTCGCTGGCCGGTCGCGTTGCCCTGGTGCATTTGTTGCCATTTGCGTACGATGAGGTGTATGCCGCAGCGCCATCGCTCAACCAAGTGTTGTTTGCCGGTTTGTATCCGCCGGTTCATGACCGCCAGCTTGATCCAGGCGATTGGCTGGCTCACTACGTTCAAACATACGTCGAGCGTGATGTGCGCCAGTTGCTTGGGGTTCGTGATTTGAACACGTTCCAAAAGTTTGTCCGTTTGTGCGCCGGACGCACCGGTCAATTACTCAACCTTTCGCAGTTGGGCACCGATGCCGGCATCACCCACAATACCGCCAAGGCCTGGCTCTCCATCCTGGAGGCCAGTTACCTCGTGTTTCTCCTGCCACCTCATCACGCGAATTTCAACAAACGGCTGATCAAAAGCCCCAAGTTGTATTTTTACGATACCGGCTTGGCGGCTTATCTGCTAGGGATCCGTGAACCGGAACAGCTCGAGACGCATCCGCTGCGTGGAGCGCTCTTTGAAACCTGGGTGCAGGCTGAACTGCGCAAAATGCGCTTTAACCACGGGCACGCATCCGATTGGTATTTTTGGCGGGACCAAGAGGGATTAGAGGTGGACGCGCTTTTTGATCGCGGCGGCGACCTCATTCCGGTTGAAATCAAAACTGGAACGACCCTCAATGCGGATTTCTTCAAGGGTTTGACGGCCTGGATCAAGCTGGCCCAACCATCCAAGCCGCTAGCTTACTTGATATACGGCGGAACCGGCAACCAAGTGCGTCAAGGGATACAAGTTCTGGGCTGGAAGGATCTGAATCAAATCAACCCGCACCTGGCCAAATAATGAAGTTGTTGCCTATGGAACAGGTCCTGATGATTTGCACAAAAAGCTTTCGTTGAATTACTTATGTCGGCAACATGAAAATCCAGCGATGTCCACTGGGTTTTCATTAATCCTGATTTAAGTCCCAGTTCCCCTGTTGATTTGGGCGTTCGGCCTTTTCCTTACTTCAACAACCGCGCGACATCCCTGAACTTGGGGGCTTCCGACGTGCGCAGCAACTCGAAAAGAACAGTCTCGACGCAGGTGATGCCGGCACCGGCAGCACGCATGCGGTCCAGACCGATTTGACGATTCTCCGGAACACGGGAGGTTACGACGTCCGCCACAGTCTCCACCTGATACCCGGCCTGGAGCAAATCCAGCGCGGTCTGGTACACGCAGACATGCGCCTCGATGCCAGACAGCAGCACCTGGGTGCGGCCACTGGCCTTCAGCGCCAGCATGAATTCCGCGTTGCCACAGCCGCTAAAACTCATTTTGGCGATGGGCTTTTGGTTGGGCAGCAGCGCCGCGATTTCCGGCGCGGTCGGGCCCAGACCAGCGGGATTCTGCTCCAGCCAAAGGATGGGCACGTCGAGGAGTTGCAACCCTTTCACCAGAATTTGCAGGTTTTTGAACAGGGCGTCTTTCTGGTGCATGACCTGCGCCAGCTTGCCTTGAACATCAATGATCACCAATATGGATTTGTCAGTCGTCAACATACGCGGGTTTGGGTGTACGGTTTTTTGTGGTGAATCGCAAGCATGGAGGATTTTCGATCAGTGATCCTCCGGGAAAATAAAGTCCACTTGGGGAAAATCCGAAAGACGGCGCCGGTCGTTAGTGAGGTGTTTCCAACCGAGATGCTGGGCCTGCGCCCGGATCATATAATCCGGCAACACCAAGCTGCCTTTTTCCTTTCGCACGGGATTCCTCATGAAATGTTGGCCTGCAATCCATGCCGGAGGAAAGTCAAAGTCCACCCTGTGCATACCTAAAAGATCCTCATCCACCTGTTCCTGAGTGCGGCCACCAGCCGCCAGTTCCGCATAAGTAACAGAACTTACCGCTAGTTTTTCTTTGCCCGCCCAATAAACCAAACCATCACGACAGATGACATGGTCACGATGTTGTCTATCCAGCCAGGCAACGATTACGGAAGTATCCACCAAAATCATTCAAGTCCCCGGGTTTGTTTCAAGAGATCAGTTCCTGAAATCTTTCCGCTCCATGTTCCTGCCCGCGCGGCCAACCTCTGTTGCATGGAGTTCAGATTGTTTTTATTGGGAGCACGCCCGACCACCGCACACCCTTTATCCAATGACCAGACCAAGGTGGTGCCTGGCAACAAGTTCAGCTTATCCCGGATTTCTTGCGGGATGGTGGTCGTGCCTTTGGACGTTAACGTAGTCTCAATCATGTATATATCATACCATAATTATTCTTACGATCAACCGGTAAGA
The window above is part of the Verrucomicrobiota bacterium genome. Proteins encoded here:
- a CDS encoding Pls/PosA family non-ribosomal peptide synthetase, producing MSVARQTDGAAALVAPATVPELLRPELLHELFEETARTYPGRMALMCRDERMTYGELDAKANQLAHFLRSRNIGRGALVGLLLPRSMDVFPGLLAILKAGAAYVPLDPDYPADRVQYILADCAVAAIITVSALKEKLGPLADRAVCLDTDGKDFNPQPATRLERDDRSATPEDVCYVIYTSGSTGRPKGVQIEHRSACHLVRAEGMIFHVRPEDRVYQGFSIAFDASVEEVWLAFYSGATLVVGTRDMTFSGPALSQKLTEAGVTVFSTVPTQLAMMVEEVPTVRLLIVGGEACPADLVRRWARTGRRMVNTYGPTEATVIATWGDVRPDEPVTIGRAVPNYHLVVLNEQLQPVSDGQTGELCIGGIGLARGYIGRADLTAEKFIPNPVPSGPSRLYRTGDLVRRLPSGDFEFLGRIDSQVKLRGYRIELSEIESVLLTCPGVQAAAVTVREDVPGVPQLVGYIVSNQQPPPAEADLKRALKTRLAAYMVPACIETLDRLPMLPSGKVDRKSLPAPRPRQAEIEAGFVAPRNPLEEKLARVWEEFFRPMKISVTADFFHDLGGHSLLAAQVVSELRQAAEFRTLSILDLYQQPTIEKLAAHLAQTGSPTGTSATTGKSEPKTRVPRIPKLRHFLCGTAQFFSFYLVLAIFSMQWVAPYFTYAWMNEQGYERWQSILGAFTALVALYPGLLLLAILVKWLVIGKIRPGEYPLWGGYYFRFWFVNTIQSSVPVNYLEGTPLLNLYYRLMGARIGRNVHLASPCFVCHDLVEVGDDTSVGTEASFSGHHIENGKLVIGKVRLGRDCFVGTRALARENTVLEDGAALEDLSLLPSGMTIPAGERWAGSPARKVAADRPAQNRDTPQVGPLKRAAFVGLHLLGVVLFPACVLAAVLPGMIVMNTLNYNDNYAWYLMVAPIIALSFVVLLALEIAAVKWLLLGRVKPGRYPVHSWFYVRKWFVDQLLELSLDFLGPLYASIYLAPWYKLMGAKLGDRAEISTASFISPDLLELGEETFIADSVSLGAARVERDYITLGVNRVGKRSFIGNSALMPPGTHVGDNSLVGCLSMPPDKPEEAARDGATWLGVPPILLPQRQTSSSFSAENTFQPNASLRAQRAAIEFIRVILPVTGFVALTSLMFTALVWLEQDYNLWQILLIFPLIYAACGVLAIGLLTVFKWLLVGRYRPGERPLWNHFVWRNELLNAVHDHCVIAFIACIFLGTPFICWFFRLLGANIGRRVYLDTTDITEFDLVRIGDEAEINADATLQTHLFEDRVMKMSHVDIGEQCTVGSATLVLYDTRMEPGAQLNDLSLLMKGETLTADTFWEGIPARPPAGR
- a CDS encoding ATP-binding protein translates to MIQRHIAAYVRKVAKGYPAVAITGPRQAGKTTLARALFPDHPYVSLENLDDREFALTDPRGFLAKYEQGAIFDEIQHCPDLCSYLQGVLDARSTRGRFILTGSQQFGVMSRITQSLAGRVALVHLLPFAYDEVYAAAPSLNQVLFAGLYPPVHDRQLDPGDWLAHYVQTYVERDVRQLLGVRDLNTFQKFVRLCAGRTGQLLNLSQLGTDAGITHNTAKAWLSILEASYLVFLLPPHHANFNKRLIKSPKLYFYDTGLAAYLLGIREPEQLETHPLRGALFETWVQAELRKMRFNHGHASDWYFWRDQEGLEVDALFDRGGDLIPVEIKTGTTLNADFFKGLTAWIKLAQPSKPLAYLIYGGTGNQVRQGIQVLGWKDLNQINPHLAK
- a CDS encoding hydrolase → MLTTDKSILVIIDVQGKLAQVMHQKDALFKNLQILVKGLQLLDVPILWLEQNPAGLGPTAPEIAALLPNQKPIAKMSFSGCGNAEFMLALKASGRTQVLLSGIEAHVCVYQTALDLLQAGYQVETVADVVTSRVPENRQIGLDRMRAAGAGITCVETVLFELLRTSEAPKFRDVARLLK
- a CDS encoding PIN domain-containing protein; this translates as MILVDTSVIVAWLDRQHRDHVICRDGLVYWAGKEKLAVSSVTYAELAAGGRTQEQVDEDLLGMHRVDFDFPPAWIAGQHFMRNPVRKEKGSLVLPDYMIRAQAQHLGWKHLTNDRRRLSDFPQVDFIFPEDH
- a CDS encoding AbrB/MazE/SpoVT family DNA-binding domain-containing protein: MIETTLTSKGTTTIPQEIRDKLNLLPGTTLVWSLDKGCAVVGRAPNKNNLNSMQQRLAARAGTWSGKISGTDLLKQTRGLE